In Porphyrobacter sp. LM 6, one DNA window encodes the following:
- a CDS encoding MucR family transcriptional regulator yields the protein MQQPEFEMKETLITLTSDIVAAHVSNNDVAVADLPGLITNVYNALANLGETVVVEEAKPQPAVAIRNSVKPDYIVCLEDGKKLKMLKRYLRTNYDMSPEDYRARWGLPADYPMVAPNYAETRRDLAKKIGLGRKPGTVVRKGRAKKA from the coding sequence ATGCAACAACCGGAATTCGAAATGAAAGAAACGCTTATTACGCTGACCAGCGATATTGTCGCTGCGCACGTCAGCAACAATGATGTGGCAGTCGCCGATCTTCCTGGCCTTATCACCAACGTCTACAACGCCCTCGCCAATCTTGGCGAGACGGTCGTGGTCGAGGAAGCCAAGCCGCAGCCGGCGGTGGCTATCCGCAATTCGGTGAAGCCGGATTACATCGTGTGCCTTGAAGACGGCAAGAAGCTCAAGATGCTCAAGCGCTACCTGCGCACCAATTACGACATGTCGCCCGAAGATTACCGCGCCCGCTGGGGCCTGCCGGCCGACTATCCGATGGTTGCCCCCAACTACGCCGAAACGCGCCGCGATCTTGCCAAGAAGATCGGTCTGGGCCGCAAGCCCGGCACCGTCGTCCGCAAGGGCCGCGCCAAGAAGGCCTGA
- the tsaB gene encoding tRNA (adenosine(37)-N6)-threonylcarbamoyltransferase complex dimerization subunit type 1 TsaB — translation MRTLAIETAYEACSIALVEGNGLIAHDHRVIGRGHAEALVPMIGALPGKGRADRILVSLGPGSFTGVRIGLATARALGFAWGTEVLGYPTLDLVAAMARAQHPASAITVCMNGGHGEWFVQDFEDAKPGNALRSLTPAQAQTAGAQAVIAGNRAEEFTGMLGGDRTAIALLPDAALVRLVPEQLLTRDLAPIYGRGADATPMAERNQA, via the coding sequence ATGCGGACCCTTGCCATCGAAACCGCCTACGAAGCGTGCAGCATCGCCCTTGTCGAGGGCAATGGGCTGATCGCGCATGATCACCGCGTGATCGGTCGCGGCCATGCCGAGGCGCTGGTGCCGATGATCGGCGCGCTGCCGGGGAAGGGACGCGCGGATCGCATTCTGGTCTCGCTCGGCCCGGGCAGCTTCACCGGCGTGCGGATCGGCCTAGCCACGGCGCGCGCGCTCGGCTTTGCGTGGGGCACCGAGGTGCTCGGCTACCCGACCCTTGATCTGGTGGCGGCGATGGCCCGCGCGCAGCATCCCGCCAGTGCGATCACCGTGTGCATGAACGGCGGCCACGGCGAATGGTTCGTGCAGGATTTTGAGGACGCGAAGCCCGGCAACGCCCTGCGCTCGCTCACCCCGGCACAGGCGCAGACCGCGGGAGCACAGGCGGTGATTGCCGGCAACCGCGCGGAGGAATTTACCGGAATGCTCGGTGGTGACCGGACAGCCATCGCGCTGCTTCCCGATGCCGCGCTGGTGCGACTGGTGCCCGAGCAACTTCTCACCCGCGACCTCGCGCCGATTTATGGCCGCGGTGCCGATGCCACCCCGATGGCCGAGCGTAACCAGGCATGA
- a CDS encoding NifU family protein: MFIETETTPNPAALKFLPGQTVMAAGTREFATPEAAEASPLAQAIFDTGEVVNVFFGADFVSVTAAPGADWSALKPQVIAILLDHFVSEAPLFTPGTASGIAVPPPEEDLAVEERPEDAEVIAAINELLETRVRPAVAGDGGDIAYRGFRDGVVYLTLQGSCSGCPSSTATLKHGIEGLLKHYVPEVTEVRAA, from the coding sequence ATGTTCATCGAAACCGAAACCACGCCCAATCCTGCGGCGCTCAAGTTCCTGCCGGGCCAGACCGTGATGGCCGCCGGCACCCGCGAATTCGCCACCCCCGAGGCAGCCGAAGCGAGCCCGCTCGCGCAGGCGATCTTCGACACGGGCGAGGTCGTGAACGTGTTCTTCGGCGCGGACTTCGTCAGCGTCACCGCTGCGCCGGGTGCCGACTGGAGCGCCTTGAAGCCGCAGGTGATCGCCATCCTGCTCGATCACTTCGTTTCCGAAGCGCCGCTGTTCACTCCCGGCACCGCGAGCGGCATCGCCGTTCCCCCGCCCGAGGAAGACCTTGCGGTCGAAGAACGCCCCGAGGACGCCGAAGTCATCGCCGCGATCAACGAATTGCTCGAAACCCGCGTACGCCCTGCCGTGGCGGGTGACGGCGGTGATATCGCCTATCGCGGCTTCCGCGACGGCGTGGTCTATCTGACTCTGCAAGGCTCGTGCTCGGGCTGCCCGTCGAGCACCGCCACGCTCAAGCACGGCATCGAAGGCCTGCTCAAGCACTACGTCCCCGAAGTGACCGAAGTGCGCGCCGCATGA
- a CDS encoding M16 family metallopeptidase, with protein sequence MTLFSRAGRTLVVLLAPAVLLQPVLAQQATTPRPAAAAPAEAPIPTPRALQSKEEAWLYRGSDVPVDEQWLFGQMKNGLRYAVRRNGVPPRQVAIRVRIDAGSMYETDSEQGYAHLLEHMLFRESKYLGQAEAISAWQRLGATFGSDANAETSPTHTVYKLDIPNIDRAKLSESFKLLSGMIREPVINDSNVAAERPIVLAEKRERGGAGERMADLTRKTFFAGQRLAVRNPIGTDETLKAASGKAVKAFYDRWYRPENTVIVVAGDADPMVLAGLVEQWFGDWKGTGKPGVAPGFGDPVAPAGAPVSAGPAAPIGELAVGVETDLPRSLTYAVMRPWRPVNDTIAYNEGLLIDAVAQAIINRRLESRARGGGSFLYAQVQQDDVSRSTDATFVTFAPLTGDWQAALADVRAVIADALANPPTQEEIDREVAEFDVVFANQVEQESVQAGPTLADNLVNAVDIRETVAAPDVVLGVFRGMKGRLNPKEVLARTQVLFEGTVTRAVYVTPTAGEADVPALRMALTKEAVVDGSARLAAQSISFADLPPVGAPGTVAAARPIGVLEVEQIEFANGVKALLWANDAEPGRVTVRVRFGAGHRAFDKDNAVYAQLGEAALVGSGIGELGQNEIDRLATGRKLGFDFGIDDAVFTLTAQTRSEDVNDQLYLFAAKLGMPRWDKDPVLRAKAAAELAYKTYSTSPGGVLNRDLEYLVTGGEQRFATPDPAALAAATPEGFRQAWEPLLKQGPVEVLVFGEFDKAAVAEQLRLTFGALAPREPIPSKIAARVPGFAPAADKPAVVTHRGDANQAAAVVAWPSGGGVASLRESRQLEILTQLFNNRLLDALRERAGASYSPQVFSSWPTDLASGGRITALAQLEPEFVPVFFAEADRIAKDLAANPPTADELARVTEPLAQMIRRASTGNQFWLYNLEGATSDPQRVALLRTLLADYSQTSPQAMQLLADRYFAKSAPFRLAVIPEGQTLAQLPSGGAASMLGAGR encoded by the coding sequence ATGACGTTGTTCTCCCGCGCTGGCCGCACGCTCGTAGTCCTTCTCGCCCCTGCTGTGCTGCTGCAGCCGGTGCTCGCCCAGCAGGCGACAACGCCGAGGCCAGCGGCTGCCGCACCGGCAGAGGCACCGATCCCGACACCGCGTGCGCTGCAAAGCAAGGAAGAGGCCTGGCTCTATCGCGGCTCGGATGTTCCGGTCGATGAGCAATGGTTGTTCGGTCAGATGAAGAACGGCCTGCGCTACGCCGTGCGTCGCAACGGTGTGCCGCCGCGTCAGGTGGCGATCCGGGTGCGGATCGATGCCGGATCGATGTACGAAACCGACAGCGAACAGGGCTACGCGCACCTGCTCGAACATATGCTGTTCCGCGAGAGCAAGTATCTCGGGCAGGCCGAAGCGATTTCCGCGTGGCAGCGGCTCGGCGCCACGTTCGGTAGCGATGCCAATGCCGAGACCAGCCCGACCCACACCGTCTACAAGCTCGACATTCCCAATATCGACCGCGCCAAGCTGTCGGAGAGCTTCAAGCTGCTTTCAGGCATGATCCGCGAGCCGGTGATCAATGATTCCAATGTCGCTGCCGAACGCCCGATCGTGCTCGCTGAAAAGCGTGAGCGCGGCGGCGCGGGCGAGCGCATGGCGGATCTGACCCGCAAGACCTTCTTTGCCGGTCAGCGCCTTGCCGTGCGCAATCCGATCGGCACCGACGAGACGCTCAAGGCAGCGAGCGGCAAGGCGGTCAAGGCGTTTTACGATCGCTGGTATCGTCCGGAAAACACCGTGATTGTCGTCGCAGGCGATGCCGATCCGATGGTGCTGGCCGGCCTTGTCGAACAGTGGTTCGGCGACTGGAAGGGCACCGGCAAGCCCGGCGTTGCGCCCGGCTTCGGCGATCCCGTCGCCCCCGCTGGCGCGCCTGTTTCGGCTGGCCCTGCCGCACCGATTGGCGAGTTGGCGGTAGGGGTCGAAACCGATCTGCCGCGCAGCCTGACCTATGCGGTGATGCGCCCATGGCGGCCGGTCAATGATACGATTGCCTATAACGAGGGCTTGCTGATCGATGCGGTGGCGCAGGCGATCATCAACCGGCGGCTCGAATCCCGCGCCCGCGGCGGCGGCAGCTTCCTCTACGCGCAGGTCCAGCAGGATGATGTCTCGCGCTCGACCGATGCAACCTTCGTTACCTTTGCGCCGCTCACCGGCGACTGGCAGGCCGCGCTGGCCGATGTCCGCGCAGTGATTGCCGATGCGCTCGCCAACCCGCCGACGCAGGAGGAAATCGACCGCGAGGTGGCCGAGTTCGATGTCGTCTTCGCCAATCAGGTCGAACAGGAAAGCGTTCAGGCCGGCCCGACCCTTGCCGACAACCTCGTCAATGCGGTCGATATCCGCGAGACTGTTGCCGCGCCCGATGTGGTGCTCGGGGTGTTCCGGGGCATGAAGGGACGGCTCAATCCGAAGGAAGTGCTGGCCCGCACTCAGGTCCTGTTCGAAGGCACGGTGACGCGCGCGGTCTATGTCACGCCGACGGCGGGCGAGGCCGATGTGCCGGCGCTGCGGATGGCGCTGACCAAGGAGGCCGTGGTCGATGGCAGCGCCCGGCTTGCCGCGCAGAGCATTTCCTTTGCCGATCTTCCGCCCGTCGGTGCGCCCGGCACTGTTGCAGCGGCGCGGCCGATCGGCGTGCTCGAAGTCGAGCAGATCGAATTCGCCAACGGGGTGAAGGCGCTGCTGTGGGCCAATGACGCCGAGCCCGGCCGTGTCACCGTGCGCGTGCGCTTCGGCGCCGGCCACCGCGCGTTCGACAAGGACAATGCGGTCTACGCCCAGTTGGGCGAGGCGGCACTGGTCGGCTCGGGCATTGGCGAACTTGGCCAGAACGAGATCGACCGGCTGGCGACCGGGCGCAAGCTCGGCTTCGACTTCGGGATCGATGATGCGGTGTTCACGCTCACCGCGCAGACACGGTCGGAAGACGTCAACGATCAGCTCTACCTGTTCGCCGCCAAGCTCGGGATGCCGCGCTGGGACAAGGATCCGGTGCTGCGCGCCAAGGCCGCAGCCGAACTGGCCTACAAGACCTATTCGACCAGCCCCGGCGGGGTACTCAACCGCGATCTCGAATATCTCGTGACCGGCGGCGAGCAGCGCTTTGCCACGCCTGATCCGGCTGCGCTGGCCGCAGCGACGCCCGAAGGCTTCCGCCAGGCATGGGAACCGCTGCTCAAGCAAGGGCCGGTCGAGGTTCTGGTGTTCGGCGAATTCGACAAGGCAGCCGTGGCCGAACAGCTGCGCCTGACCTTCGGCGCGCTTGCCCCGCGCGAGCCGATCCCCTCGAAGATCGCCGCGCGCGTGCCCGGCTTTGCGCCTGCTGCTGACAAGCCTGCGGTGGTGACCCACCGCGGCGATGCCAACCAGGCCGCCGCCGTGGTCGCCTGGCCGAGCGGGGGCGGGGTCGCGAGCCTGCGGGAGAGCCGCCAACTCGAAATCCTCACGCAGCTGTTCAACAACCGCCTTCTCGATGCCCTGCGCGAGCGGGCCGGGGCAAGCTATTCGCCGCAGGTCTTCTCGAGCTGGCCGACCGATCTTGCCAGCGGCGGGCGCATCACGGCCCTCGCGCAGCTCGAGCCGGAATTCGTGCCGGTCTTCTTTGCCGAGGCGGACCGCATCGCAAAGGATCTCGCGGCCAATCCGCCGACGGCAGACGAGTTGGCGCGGGTGACCGAGCCATTGGCGCAGATGATCCGCCGCGCATCGACCGGCAACCAGTTCTGGCTCTATAACCTCGAAGGCGCGACCAGCGATCCGCAGCGTGTGGCGCTGCTGCGAACTCTGCTCGCGGACTAT
- a CDS encoding LysR substrate-binding domain-containing protein, whose amino-acid sequence MPVRRLPPLRALEAFMRTVRLGSARAAAEEIGLSPSALSRRISNLEEFVGKKLFTRARQSMQLTDEGQAFYEAVNPHMEALARAVESQSDNIALLRLRLGVLPMFGSQRLFPRLGELRKRHPLLHIDIDTAPHLEDRVGDTLDAAIILSRGPASGLHAVRLDHNLVHAICSKDTARAIGPDITPEAMTKQTFLIHNELPESFVAWKKANGLEQMDPAAIDHYDSGALMLEAAAQGLGIAIMHDDHLRRANDNRLTNLPGPPVESPYSYWFVCKPVALESRPVRIFHDWLVRAGL is encoded by the coding sequence ATGCCTGTTCGTCGCCTGCCCCCTCTGCGCGCGCTTGAAGCGTTCATGCGAACCGTGCGTCTCGGCTCGGCCCGCGCGGCGGCGGAGGAGATCGGCCTCAGCCCTTCGGCCCTGTCGCGGCGGATCAGCAATCTCGAAGAGTTCGTCGGTAAGAAGCTGTTCACCCGCGCCCGCCAGTCGATGCAACTGACCGACGAAGGGCAGGCGTTCTACGAAGCGGTGAACCCGCACATGGAGGCGCTCGCCCGCGCGGTGGAAAGCCAGTCGGACAATATCGCGCTGCTGCGCCTGCGCCTCGGCGTGCTGCCGATGTTCGGCAGCCAGCGCCTGTTTCCGCGTCTCGGCGAGCTGCGCAAGCGCCACCCGCTGCTGCACATCGATATCGACACTGCGCCGCATCTCGAAGACCGGGTGGGCGATACGCTCGACGCCGCGATCATCCTGTCACGCGGGCCGGCGAGCGGGCTGCATGCAGTGCGGCTCGACCACAATCTCGTCCACGCGATTTGTTCGAAGGACACGGCCCGCGCCATCGGCCCCGACATCACCCCAGAGGCGATGACCAAGCAGACCTTCCTGATCCACAACGAGCTGCCCGAAAGCTTCGTCGCCTGGAAGAAGGCCAATGGGCTCGAGCAGATGGACCCGGCGGCGATCGACCATTACGATTCGGGCGCACTGATGCTTGAAGCTGCCGCGCAGGGGCTGGGCATCGCGATCATGCACGATGATCACCTGCGCCGCGCCAACGACAACCGCCTCACCAATCTCCCCGGACCACCGGTGGAGAGCCCCTATAGCTACTGGTTCGTATGCAAGCCCGTCGCGCTGGAAAGCCGCCCGGTGCGGATCTTCCACGACTGGCTGGTGCGCGCTGGGCTTTAA
- a CDS encoding Fur family transcriptional regulator → MTQKIDLEQLCAEKGLRITEQRRVIAKVLSESDDHPDVELLHSRAAAVDPRISIATVYRTVRLFEEAGILDRHDFGDGRSRYEPVPEAHHDHLIDVETGKVVEFVDPEVEALQRQIAERLGYRLVDHRMELYGVRLSRND, encoded by the coding sequence TTGACCCAGAAGATCGATCTCGAACAACTTTGCGCCGAGAAAGGCCTCAGGATCACCGAACAGCGCCGGGTGATCGCGAAGGTGCTGTCGGAAAGCGACGATCACCCCGATGTCGAACTGCTGCACAGCCGTGCCGCTGCGGTCGACCCGCGCATCTCGATTGCGACCGTCTATCGCACCGTGCGCCTGTTCGAAGAGGCCGGCATCCTCGATCGCCACGATTTCGGCGATGGCCGCTCGCGCTACGAACCCGTGCCCGAAGCGCACCACGATCACCTGATCGATGTCGAAACCGGCAAGGTCGTCGAATTCGTCGATCCGGAAGTCGAGGCATTGCAACGCCAGATTGCCGAGCGGCTGGGCTACCGGCTGGTCGATCACCGCATGGAACTCTACGGCGTGCGCCTGTCGCGCAATGACTGA
- a CDS encoding malonic semialdehyde reductase, with the protein MTMQFHDHTLSPEALAQLFTEARSYNGWLDKPVSDEQLHAIWNLVKMAPTSANMQPARIVWVKSADAKAKLAACVMEGNKAKVLGAPVTAVIGYDIDFHEELPWLFPHTDAKSWFEGNEAGREEGAFRNSSLQGAYLMLAARALGLDCGPMSGFDPAAVNAAFFADEPRHRVNFICSVGYGDPASIFDRSPRPDFDRFNRIA; encoded by the coding sequence ATGACCATGCAATTTCATGACCACACGCTCTCGCCCGAGGCGCTGGCGCAACTGTTCACCGAGGCACGCAGCTACAACGGTTGGCTCGACAAGCCGGTGTCGGACGAACAGCTGCACGCCATCTGGAACCTCGTGAAGATGGCCCCGACCTCGGCCAATATGCAGCCCGCGCGGATCGTGTGGGTCAAATCGGCAGACGCCAAGGCGAAGCTTGCCGCCTGCGTCATGGAAGGCAACAAGGCCAAGGTGCTCGGTGCGCCCGTCACCGCGGTGATCGGCTACGACATCGATTTTCACGAGGAACTGCCCTGGCTGTTCCCGCATACCGATGCCAAGAGCTGGTTCGAAGGCAACGAAGCCGGGCGTGAGGAAGGGGCGTTCCGCAACTCCTCGCTGCAAGGCGCCTATCTGATGCTCGCCGCGCGCGCGCTGGGGCTGGATTGCGGGCCGATGTCGGGCTTTGATCCTGCCGCCGTCAACGCTGCCTTCTTTGCCGATGAGCCGCGCCACCGGGTCAATTTCATCTGCTCGGTCGGCTATGGTGATCCGGCGAGCATCTTCGATCGCTCGCCCCGCCCCGATTTCGACCGCTTCAACCGCATCGCCTGA
- a CDS encoding hemolysin family protein — MADSHSSAPQSGDADSSSGLWPALRKMLGLEGARSLREQLEEAIDEHEDENSASGSEDSAAAGGDLSRAEREMLRNLLHFSEHDADDVAVPRGEIIAVEASISWEEMVAAFSEHGHSRMPVYRETLDSVIGMIHIKDVFPFLANGTLPPEDWTTLMRQPLYVPQARGALDVLADMRANRVHLAIVLDEFSGTDGLITIEDLVEEIVGEIEDEHDEAPEALIVPIGEGMWDCDARAELDDVAELVDPRLAEVEEAVDTLGGLAFVLAEAVPAVGTVLEHPSGWRIEVTAGDETHVTRLRLHPPTPEEDVQ; from the coding sequence ATGGCCGATTCCCATTCCTCCGCGCCTCAATCGGGAGACGCGGACAGTAGCAGCGGGCTTTGGCCTGCCTTGCGCAAAATGCTCGGGCTCGAAGGGGCGCGCTCCCTTCGCGAACAGCTCGAGGAAGCCATCGACGAGCACGAGGACGAAAACAGCGCTTCGGGCAGCGAGGATAGCGCTGCGGCTGGCGGCGATCTGTCGCGGGCCGAGCGCGAGATGCTGCGCAATCTGCTCCATTTCTCCGAACATGATGCCGATGACGTGGCCGTGCCGCGCGGCGAGATCATCGCGGTCGAAGCCTCGATCAGCTGGGAGGAGATGGTCGCCGCCTTCTCCGAACACGGCCATTCGCGCATGCCGGTCTACCGCGAGACGCTCGATTCCGTGATCGGGATGATCCACATCAAGGATGTGTTCCCGTTCCTCGCCAATGGCACCCTGCCGCCCGAGGACTGGACGACACTGATGCGCCAGCCGCTCTACGTGCCGCAGGCGCGCGGTGCGCTCGATGTGCTGGCCGACATGCGCGCCAACCGCGTGCACCTTGCGATCGTCCTCGACGAATTTTCCGGCACTGACGGCCTCATCACGATCGAGGATTTGGTCGAAGAGATCGTCGGCGAGATCGAGGACGAGCATGACGAAGCCCCCGAAGCGCTGATCGTGCCGATCGGCGAGGGCATGTGGGATTGCGACGCGCGTGCTGAGCTCGACGACGTCGCCGAACTGGTCGATCCGCGCCTCGCCGAAGTCGAGGAAGCGGTCGATACGCTGGGCGGCCTGGCCTTTGTGCTGGCCGAGGCGGTGCCTGCGGTCGGCACGGTGCTCGAACACCCGAGCGGCTGGCGGATCGAAGTGACAGCGGGCGATGAAACCCACGTGACCCGCCTGCGTCTGCACCCGCCGACGCCGGAAGAGGACGTGCAGTAG
- a CDS encoding lysophospholipid acyltransferase family protein produces the protein MTDAELREAAARGESTPLTAIGWAYLITRALALVALIAIFVPLHYLYRVFAYGSPFPMLFLRYAARVCGARVEVIGTHLKRDVFYVANHLSWVDILALAGASGTAFVAKAELADAPVVGWLASLNRTVFVKREHRMGVAEQINALKDALVDNWSVTVFPEGTTTDGQSLLPFKTSMLSVLEPPPPSVLVQPVILDYGPVAEWIGWIGVESGINNAKRVLSRPGSFKLRLHFLEPFSPEEFPGRKKIGQESRRRIEEALVEILGKPLRPFAHAVGPVRYEPKVEDQAAD, from the coding sequence ATGACTGACGCCGAACTGCGCGAGGCAGCAGCGCGGGGCGAAAGCACGCCGCTGACCGCAATCGGATGGGCGTACCTGATCACGCGGGCGCTGGCGCTGGTGGCGCTGATCGCGATCTTCGTGCCGCTGCACTACCTCTACCGGGTGTTCGCCTATGGCTCGCCCTTCCCGATGCTGTTCCTGCGCTATGCCGCGAGGGTCTGCGGGGCGCGGGTCGAGGTGATCGGCACGCACCTGAAACGCGATGTGTTTTACGTCGCCAACCACCTTTCGTGGGTCGACATCCTCGCGCTGGCAGGCGCAAGCGGCACCGCCTTTGTCGCAAAGGCCGAACTGGCCGATGCCCCGGTGGTCGGCTGGCTTGCAAGCCTCAACCGCACCGTCTTCGTCAAGCGCGAACACCGCATGGGCGTGGCCGAGCAGATCAATGCGCTGAAGGATGCGCTGGTCGATAACTGGTCGGTGACGGTGTTCCCAGAAGGCACCACCACCGACGGGCAATCGCTGCTGCCGTTCAAGACTTCGATGCTCTCGGTGCTCGAACCGCCCCCGCCGAGCGTGCTGGTGCAGCCGGTGATCCTGGATTACGGCCCCGTGGCCGAATGGATCGGATGGATCGGGGTCGAGAGCGGAATCAACAACGCCAAGCGTGTGCTTTCACGTCCGGGCAGCTTCAAGCTGCGGCTACATTTCCTCGAGCCTTTCTCGCCCGAGGAGTTTCCGGGCCGCAAGAAAATCGGCCAGGAATCGCGCCGCCGGATCGAGGAAGCGCTGGTCGAGATCCTCGGCAAGCCGCTGCGTCCCTTCGCGCACGCCGTTGGCCCGGTGCGCTACGAACCCAAGGTCGAGGATCAGGCGGCGGATTAA
- a CDS encoding GNAT family N-acetyltransferase — protein sequence MTARADTIDRIMAVMTAAFDPAYGEAWNRRQVSDALTMPSTQALVIDAEGRLIPDEDPAAIPAGFVLSRHVLDEEELLLIAVAPEARRRGIGAALIEHLFAAARGRGITRIFLEMRRGNPAIHLYLKFGFEPIGERRNYYRMENGERIDAITFGRTI from the coding sequence ATGACAGCGCGCGCCGACACCATCGACCGGATCATGGCGGTGATGACTGCCGCCTTTGACCCGGCCTATGGCGAGGCGTGGAACCGGCGACAGGTCAGCGATGCGTTGACCATGCCCAGCACGCAGGCACTGGTGATCGATGCCGAAGGCCGTCTGATCCCCGATGAAGACCCCGCAGCGATCCCGGCCGGCTTCGTCCTCAGCCGCCACGTGCTCGACGAAGAGGAGTTGCTGCTCATCGCGGTCGCCCCGGAGGCACGGCGGCGCGGGATCGGTGCAGCCCTGATCGAACACCTGTTCGCCGCCGCGCGCGGCCGCGGTATCACCCGCATCTTCCTCGAAATGCGGCGCGGCAATCCGGCGATCCACCTCTATCTGAAGTTCGGCTTCGAACCGATTGGCGAGCGGCGTAACTATTATCGCATGGAAAATGGCGAAAGAATCGATGCGATTACTTTCGGTCGCACGATTTGA
- the ybeY gene encoding rRNA maturation RNase YbeY — MQLDIDIEDWPEGDWDALATRAAAAAGEGERLLANPRLVASVLFTSDDEVHALNREWRQRDKPTNVLSFPMLEREELEDLTPDGPPEMLGDIALAYATCAREAAEKGVTLEAHATHLIVHGLLHLAGHDHVDSDEQAEAMEALETAILAKLGIADPYGDGNH, encoded by the coding sequence ATGCAACTCGATATCGACATCGAAGATTGGCCCGAAGGCGATTGGGACGCTTTGGCGACCCGCGCGGCGGCTGCGGCAGGGGAGGGCGAGCGGCTGCTCGCCAACCCGCGCCTCGTCGCCAGCGTGCTGTTCACCTCGGACGATGAAGTCCACGCGCTCAATCGCGAATGGCGGCAGCGCGACAAGCCGACCAATGTGCTCTCTTTCCCGATGCTGGAGCGCGAGGAACTCGAAGACCTCACTCCAGATGGCCCGCCCGAAATGCTCGGCGATATCGCGCTTGCCTATGCAACCTGCGCCCGCGAGGCGGCGGAAAAGGGCGTCACGCTTGAGGCCCATGCGACCCATCTGATCGTCCACGGGCTCCTCCACCTTGCCGGTCACGACCATGTCGACAGCGACGAACAGGCCGAGGCGATGGAGGCGCTGGAGACCGCGATACTTGCCAAACTGGGCATCGCTGACCCATATGGCGATGGAAACCACTAG